From a single Oreochromis niloticus isolate F11D_XX linkage group LG3, O_niloticus_UMD_NMBU, whole genome shotgun sequence genomic region:
- the LOC106097148 gene encoding uncharacterized protein LOC106097148 → MADSSATGQRRYKTLKDQVVELKKAIRMACTGTSKAAEKECRAMEAEVSKIFDLQHKGTDERTALEVVLRTEGERCEKKLKNLQDESGGRSVNRKTKKEMTALKAMHGNCCKWMMMCNAVSSWMKDKVEQPEPVKEEDTVSIMKLLQKLQEDNEKLEDKMAKLTLKGEEVNNPRTPAIYPWIPQLPSAPPQLGEAETPPPYVMPVMSLDGGQVHGPDGQTGIVIGGLVNVEYPGTTRPTQPGEMTVVEPHNRENAGTQTACATGPGVTSCSRAWTRRDSLGEAAGPGVSHTGASPAVATEEVPSQDEEDGRSELVEPPHQERQRHYQASKQSTKKQDRWDGQVHGRMHEDRDALLAVVETLTEVKQKALKELMEEELKDQKTSRTKHKPLTKVVEEDMTECRTSSEEDLDEEEEEIERRDACEPDKNLNLRSRTVHRRPTTKLRSTARMKRKSVFDVVRGSGKTRRGRSVNDEEEGTRPRWGMPLIVGPNHEPIYRAYKVRDLEALVRQLPPITEGGAKWLRKLDMLTEGDEIAIGDFHAAAGRVMLGGALADVEEIAGTTSHANNMPYREVRNALADAVREKYPTPNTGAIPKITWDPQHTPREFLERAKEQWMSETGIHPGQEGESRAWFRAAVLAGLPKQVRTDLEKNPDFAVADSTQWERHLTHRLTLERDEVNKQKKELEEAQAWLVKLQLAEAKDKASEKKKESKEATKKMMVAKPQPDPVPEWPDLDPNLYPDDRWPVNAPRQRQPAGNWGAAGPYRGRGGYAGRGQRARGTGNPSYTSWNACYRCGVEGHWARDCPGPSQNSQQRGYQTQARGAPRGRGAYRGGHQAPNPGAAPVAQYPVADWGWGESNIDGALRNRTVWERQIPCCR, encoded by the coding sequence ATGGCGGACAGTTCGGCCACTGGACAGAGACGTTACAAGACATTGAAGGATCAGGTAGTGGAGCTGAAAAAGGCCATAAGGATGGCCTGCACAGGTACGTCTAAAGCAGCCGAAAAGGAGTGCCGAGCCATGGAAGCAGAGGTAAGCAAAATTTTTGACTTACAACACAAAGGGACAGATGAAAGGACAGCTCTGGAGGTTGTGCTTAGAACGGAGGGAGAGAGATGTGAGAAGAAACTAAAAAACTTACAGGATGAATCAGGAGGCCGCTCAGTCAACCGGaagacaaaaaaggaaatgactGCTTTGAAGGCAATGCATGGCAACTGCTGCAAGTGGATGATGATGTGCAATGCAGTGTCGTCCTGGATGAAAGACAAAGTGGAACAGCCTGAGCCAGTAAAGGAAGAGGACACGGTGAGTATAATGAAATTACTGCAGAAACTACAGGAAGACAATGAAAAGCTGGAGGACAAAATGGCAAAACTCACGTTGAAGGGAGAAGAAGTGAACAACCCTCGAACACCAGCTATATACCCGTGGATCCCACAACTTCCCAGCGCCCCGCCACAGCTTGGTGAAGCGGAGACTCCTCCCCCTTATGTGATGCCAGTGATGTCCTTAGACGGAGGACAGGTGCATGGCCCTGATGGACAGACGGGCATTGTGATAGGAGGACTCGTAAATGTCGAGTACCCAGGCACGACCAGGCCAACCCAACCTGGAGAAATGACGGTGGTGGAACCACACAACAGGGAGAACGCAGGGACGCAGACGGCCTGTGCCACAGGTCCCGGTGTGACATCGTGTAGCCGGGCCTGGACGAGGAGAGACTCACTAGGAGAAGCAGCAGGGCCGGGGGTGTCTCACACCGGAGCCTCACCCGCGGTTGCGACTGAAGAGGTGCCCTCGCAGGATGAGGAAGACGGAAGGTCAGAATTGGTCGAGCCGCCGCACCAGGAAAGACAGAGACACTACCAAGCAAGCAAGCAGAGCACGAAGAAGCAGGATAGGTGGGACGGGCAAGTTCATGGGCGAATGCACGAGGACCGAGACGCTCTACTGGCAGTGGTGGAAACGCTGACCGAGGTGAAGCAGAAAGCCCTGAAGGAACTTATGGAAGAGGAACTGAAGGACCAGAAGACCTCACGCACAAAGCATAAGCCCTTGACGAAAGTTGTGGAGGAGGACATGACAGAGTGTAGGACTTCATCAGAAGAGGACTtggatgaagaagaggaggaaattGAACGAAGAGATGCCTGTGAACCGGACAAAAACCTGAACTTGCGCAGTAGAACGGTGCACAGACGTCCAACTACTAAATTGAGGTCCACTGCCAGAATGAAACGCAAATCAGTGTTTGACGTCGTGAGGGGCTCGGGGAAGACCAGAAGAGGCAGGTCTGTGAACGATGAGGAGGAAGGCACGAGACCACGTTGGGGTATGCCGCTGATAGTAGGCCCCAATCATGAACCGATCTACCGGGCATACAAGGTCAGGGATCTGGAAGCACTGGTTAGACAACTGCCACCCATTACAGAAGGAGGAGCAAAGTggctgaggaaactggacatgTTGACAGAAGGAGACGAAATTGCTATTGGCGATTTTCACGCGGCCGCCGGGAGAGTGATGCTAGGGGGAGCACTGGCGGACGTGGAAGAAATTGCAGGAACAACCAGTCACGCCAACAACATGCCATATCGCGAAGTGCGAAATGCCCTAGCGGACGCAGTGCGTGAGAAGTACCCGACCCCAAACACTGGCGCCATTCCCAAAATAACCTGGGATCCACAACACACACCTAGGGAGTTTCTAGAAAGAGCCAAGGAACAGTGGATGTCGGAGACAGGGATACATCCTGGCCAAGAAGGGGAATCACGGGCTTGGTTTAGAGCTGCGGTGCTGGCAGGGCTGCCTAAGCAAGTGAGAACTGATTTAGAGAAGAATCCAGACTTTGCTGTCGCGGACTCCACCCAGTGGGAGCGGCATTTAACACACCGGCTGACGCTGGAACGGGATGAGgtgaacaaacagaaaaaggagTTGGAAGAGGCGCAGGCGTGGCTGGTGAAGTTGCAGCTGGCGGAAGCAAAAGACAAAGCaagtgagaaaaagaaggaaagtaaGGAAGCCACAAAGAAAATGATGGTGGCAAAGCCCCAGCCTGATCCCGTGCCTGAGTGGCCAGATCTGGACCCCAACCTCTATCCTGATGACCGCTGGCCCGTCAATGCACCAAGGCAGAGACAACCCGCGGGAAATTGGGGGGCGGCTGGACCATACAGGGGGCGTGGTGGTTACGCCGGGAGGGGACAAAGGGCTCGTGGTACGGGGAATCCCAGCTACACGTCTTGGAATGCCTGTTACAGATGTGGAGTTGAAGGACACTGGGCGCGAGACTGCCCCGGACCAAGCCAGAACAGCCAACAGCGGGGCTACCAAACCCAGGCACGTGGAGCTCCTAGAGGAAGAGGCGCATACAGAGGTGGACATCAAGCCCCTAACCCAGGTGCAGCACCAGTCGCCCAGTATCCAGTGGCGGACTGGGGCTGGGGGGAGAGCAATATTGACGGGGCCCTGAGAAACCGGACGGTGTGGGAACGGCAGATCCCATGCTGTCGATGA
- the LOC100702388 gene encoding complement C1q-like protein 3, whose amino-acid sequence MNLSSLFLILLFCGLTLAQDTVETDAMTEKFNSLETKMMNIESKLENYESRILQLEQKERNAVIFSAGIGVDSPFGPFNTDITMIYDTVLVNIGNAYSPVTGIFTAPVSGVYFFTIFSHAGGRHETWLHLYKNNEVILHIHDHPSTDPADNGGNAAFLQLQQGDTVYVRLKANTHVYKARTVTTFSGFLVKQNS is encoded by the exons ATGAATCTCAGcagtttatttttgattttgttgttttgcgGGCTGACTTTGGCCCAGGATACTGTCGAAACTGATGCCATGACAGAAAAATTTAATTCTTTGGAAACCAAGATGATGAACATTGAAAGCAAGCTGGAAAACTACGAAAGTCGCATCCTGCAGCTGGAACAAAAAG AGAGAAACGCAGTCATATTCAGTGCTGGAATTGGAGTGGATTCACCATTCGGGCCCTTTAACACAGACATAACTATGATCTATGATACAGTGCTTGTAAATATTGGAAATGCCTACAGCCCAGTTACAG GTATCTTCACAGCACCTGTTTCGGGTGTGTACTTCTTTACCATTTTCTCTCATGCTGGAGGTCGCCATGAGACATGGCTGCATTTGTACAAGAACAATGAGGTGATCTTACACATCCATGATCACCCGTCAACTGACCCAGCTGATAATGGAGGAAATGCGGCGttcctgcagctgcagcagggtgATACAGTGTATGTGCGTCTAAAGGCAAATACCCATGTCTATAAAGCCAGGACAGTTACAACTTTCAGTGGATTTTTGGTCaaacaaaacagttaa